A segment of the Lycium ferocissimum isolate CSIRO_LF1 chromosome 10, AGI_CSIRO_Lferr_CH_V1, whole genome shotgun sequence genome:
TATGCATatgagtgatttttttttaacaattagGTATTTTAAGAGGAAATCACAAATATTTCACTATATAAATATGTTTggtaaatttaaaaagaaaaaataacattttaCAAAAGAGTATTAGTTTGCATGATGATAAATCTGATCTAAAATTACCTCCGTGGGCCTTGATATACCTCTATTTGTGTTGCAATCATTTCATTGTTGAGAAACgaagaaataaaaaagtgggacaCACTTTCATGTATTTCTTCTAGTGCAATTTGCATCACAATATTAAGATAATTTGGTTGATATATCATGCGATTCACGTGTCAAGGAATAAAAATGGTAGTGGAAGTCTACATGATTGACcacttttgtttgaaaacaaaggacatcaataatcaacaataatTTTGATAGAAATATAATAAGTACGAAACAAAAATAAACCCTATCTTTATTATGTACCTTTACAGAAACTTGGCAGGATTGTGCTATTACTTTTTTGCAAATTATGAGAAACACgtgggctatatatatatattatgtaccTTTACAGAAACTTGGCAGGATTGTGCTATTACTTTTTTGCAAATTATGAGAAACACgtgggctatatatatatatatatatatatatatatatatatattagtgtaAAAATAGAATGTGTTGAGTAATTGAGCATAAAATGACTGTTAACTGATACAATGGTAAAACAACGGGTTAAAAAGTAATTGTATTATACAATAAGCTGAAACACCACGTAGGACGCTGATAATTTGTACAACTTGgcaaattaattcttaaagctGTATATAATGCTGGGTTAATTAATAAATTCCGTCATCAAATTAAGCAATAGTAGTTCATATATTTGGAGGTATAGCACGCAAAACGTAATgcgtgtttatatatattactgAACTGTATATTGTAGGAGTTCTTTAGTACTGTATAAATCATAGCTGAATACTataatatttaccaaaaaaaatgaaaggaattACAATGAATATTCTCCTACTTTCATTcgcataaattaaaaatgatCATGCTGTTAGTTGTTGAGGGAGTAAGATTAATAAAGACATTCAGAAAGCCAAAGAAATTTTTTACCATCCAACCTCGTTGAATGTCTTCAaatattgtttttaaaaaaagtgattaCTAAGATAAAAAGGAGAAGAgtctttgttaattttttattaacaGAAGAACTTTGTTCTATCATTGCATAATTTGAGTCAATTACACTTCTAAATCGAATGCACCTTCATAGTACGTCTAGCAAGTTGTTAGGCAAAATAGTCTGAAAGAGACAAGAAGAAGTGCTTGGGAtgtgaaattgatttttttaaaagaaaatattgctCGTATATTGATTGAAGAAAATATAGATAAATCTTCTTCAGGATACAACAACCAAGTTCATACATGCAGATTTTTTTACGCGCTTGCAGAGAATTTAGTTATTTATACAGCAAAAATGAGACTTTGTAGAAGAGACGCTTCTCTTACCAAACATTATTCAaacttaaattcaaaatttaaaatccaaataaaataaaaatccatttttttgaCATATGATATACACTAtacaaatccatttttttgaCATATGGTATGCACTACACATATACTCATATTTATATGTGTTCTCCAGCAAAAGGTACTTAGAGGGAATGgattaaaacttttaaaaaaggcTTCCATCATTTGATGTGGGACGAACCCACATTCCCCACCTTATAACAAACTACTCTTACACAGATATTGTCcaaaaaagagacatacatttAGATGCATCTTTTTATTTTGCGTTTTATATTTTTGACTTATATATGTGACCATATATTCGTACGAAACACAAGTTGGAAAGGTAGTTTGAGTCTATAAAAGTGTTAAGTCTTAAAAAGTATGATAATAGTGTTACTAGTGGCGCTTCAATTGTAATTTTTCAAAACCTTTCTCGAGGCATTGActgcataaaaaaaatatatgtaataaaGGATCTCTTTAGATCTTTTTATTTTCCAGAGAGAAATAAATTCTATTTAAAAGGTACTCGAAATTATGTACTATTTATATGCACCACAAAACACAAAACCTATACTTTATTAATGCGCTTAATTTAATGCATCCATCTACCTGCACTCTTGACTTCTTCTCTTCTACTGTTTAGCTACTTCATTTCTTTGGGCTGTAGATCCATAAAGAATAGATCATCCAAAAactgaagaaaagaatttttcgaCAGCACTTCCACTTTAATTTGTTACAAAAACTATGTTGATCTCACTTATGATGCCAGCTTGTTATATGTCAACTAATCTTCAATATCCATGCAGCAGCAGATCTCAAACTCAGATCTTCAATCCTTTAGCCATTgttaaaaacaacaatggtgGATGTTCATTCCCAGATAATCTCACAACCAGCTCCCATGGATCTGGTGTAGTACTACGGAAAAGTAACAAAAAGCCAAGGTCATATTTCCTTCATATAAATTTATCTTGGTctttctgtcccaatttatgtgatattcaATCCGTTTTATTTTGTACAAAAAAGATGATACTCTTTTGATACTTAGAACAATTTAATCTTAAACCTCTTATTTACGCTCAGtaagatgatttatagtcacataaatatctatgatttattttagatcacaagtttcaaaaatcgttctttcattatttatcatcacataaattgggagttgggacggagggagtacatggGCGGGGCTTAGGCAATGGGTGGTCAGGTCCACACCCTTCGCCGGAAAATTACGCTATGTGCAAAGGTTAAATGTTGGcaattatgagtatatattcaATTTTGCACATTCTTAGCATAAGTGAGAAGAAAATTTGCACACCCTTCGCCAAATTTCCGGCTCCGTCACTGAGGGAGTAAACTTTTTTTCCGTAACAAATTTTTCTATGGGTGATCATTTTCTTGCGGATTCTAAGTCctttatattcattttttttggccATGTAGAGATTTAGTTGTACATGCAACTGCTGAAACAGGAGATCTGCTTTCAGGTGTTATCCCCTTTTTGCCAACTGGTGAAAACTCTTGGTAAGGAATTTTAATGCACGTAAATTTTGACTATTCTTTCATGTATGTACCATTAATTTGTCACAAAGTTTGACATAGAAATTTGATATTGGCAGGGTTAGTTGGGCTGTGGGATTAGGTGTAACTGTACCTTTGATAACAGCAAGATTATTAACAGTAACAAGTAAGCATATACATTTCTTCCCCTTAATTTTTAcactt
Coding sequences within it:
- the LOC132033675 gene encoding uncharacterized protein LOC132033675, with product MLISLMMPACYMSTNLQYPCSSRSQTQIFNPLAIVKNNNGGCSFPDNLTTSSHGSGVVLRKSNKKPRDLVVHATAETGDLLSGVIPFLPTGENSWVSWAVGLGVTVPLITARLLTVTKQVAVAAETVEKVAEAVEKVADDVDKAAEEFAAKLPQGKLRGIVESIEHLAEETEKDAQAVQDLMDKVEEVDEKLEAFISNQLTTVKIPNSSNDGKKKQ